From a region of the Carassius auratus strain Wakin chromosome 31, ASM336829v1, whole genome shotgun sequence genome:
- the LOC113050748 gene encoding rab effector MyRIP isoform X1, translating to MDNKLDLSRLTEEEAKHVWEVIQRDFDLRKKEEERLSEIKSKIEREETKRELLGSQTNLTDSHCIRCLQPFKFLVNSKRQCMDCKLYTCKTCSRYNKKEHGWVCDPCRMSRVLKIGTLGWYHDNIHSRFKRFGSAKVMRSLYKRLNEEGHRDDDTQSMTDVRNVYNGHDEHLDASEAQHYKQKRKTKRLLSVHPMDLDMEDYTTHSRRQSIQNMHEDRGQRNDVEYNSEMYHHHHHRMNRRKSLDRFSRPDDGMYSENRMVRARSLSKINSSLAPRQIYLDTSEEEDMLRYPVYQLPPRRRSRASSQENVHQSAPPINNLNKRMSAIESLLNRLEEKMTLPHDQPVQPTAGQMEEEKLRRKLDELMSDKALSSDEDEPRIPPHSKGPAVRGDHAPMAPISQEPLSSSSDEMPTEAQKRSTAAALCDITTEILRTINATESAMNELAPSNPNDRPQLAVTDLKQADDAFRELEENVYMSAGTSFEMAKKLHMIEQNAKNQYSGPLTDSELSELEDQVALAAAKVQSTESEVSDIESKISALSAKGLSFDQAKKKALSIQQKRKFSQDRVHF from the exons ATGGACAATAAGTTGGACCTGTCCAGACTAACAGAAGAGGAGGCCAAACATGTGTGGGAGGTCATTCAAAGAGATTTTGACCTCAGGAAGAAGGAAGAGGAGAGGCTCAG TGAGATTAAATCTAAGATCGAGAGGGAAGAAACAAAGAGGGAACTCCTGGGGTCTCAGACAAACCTGACTGACTCTCACTGTATCCGCTGCCTGCAGCCCTTTAAGTTCCTGGTGAACAGCAAACGGCAGTGTATGGACTGTAAACTCTACACCTGCAAGACCTGCAGCCGCTACAACAAGAAGGAGCACGGCTGGGTATGCGACCCCTGCCGCATGTCCAG GGTCCTGAAAATTGGAACCTTGGGGTGGTACCATGACAATATACACTCTCGCTTCAAGCGTTTTGGCAGCGCAAAAGTGATGAGGTCACTGTACAAGAGATTAAATGAAGAGG GGCACCGTGATGATGACACACAGAGCATGACTGATGTGCGCA ATGTATATAATGGTCATGATGAACATTTGGATGCATCTGAAGCTCAACATTATAAGCAG AAACGAAAGACCAAGCGTCTTCTCTCTGTCCACCCCATGGATCTTGACATGGAGGACTATACCACTCATTCTCGCAGACAGTCTATCCAG AACATGCACGAAGACAGAGGTCAGCGGAATGATGTAGAATACAACTCTGAGATgtaccatcaccatcatcatcgcATGAACCGGAGGAAAAGTCTCGATAGGTTCTCACGCCCAG ATGATGGCATGTACTCTGAAAACAGAATGGTACGCGCTCGCTCGCTCTCTAAAATCAACTCCTCTTTGGCTCCACGCCAGATTTATCTGGATACTTCAGAGGAGGAAGATATGTTACGATACCCTGTCTACCAGCTGCCCCCAAGACGCCGCAGTCGAGCATCATCTCAAGAAAACGTTCATCAGAGTGCACCACCG ATCAATAACCTGAATAAGAGAATGTCTGCCATTGAGAGTCTCTTAAATCGACTGGAAGAGAAAATGACTTTGCCTCATGATCAG CCTGTCCAGCCCACAGCAGGGCAGATGGAGGAGGAGAAGCTGAGGAGAAAACTAGATGAGCTGATGAGTGACAAGGCACTGTCCTCTGACGAGGATGAGCCGAGAATACCTCCTCATTCCAAAGGGCCCGCTGTGAGGGGGGACCACGCACCAATGGCCCCTATATCCCAAGAACCTTTGAGCTCCTCCAGTGATGAAATGCCCACTGAAGCACAAAAG AGATCCACCGCGGCGGCCCTATGCGACATCACAACTGAGATTCTAAGAACAATTAATGCCACTGAAAGCGCTATGAACGAGTTGGCCCCCTCAAATCCTAATGACAGACCTCAGTTAGCGGTCACAGATCTTAAGCAGGCTGATGATGCTTTCAGGGAACTTGAGGAAAAT GTGTACATGAGTGCAGGGACATCCTTCGAAATGGCAAAAAAGTTGCACATGATTGAGCAGAATGCTAAGAATCAATACAGCGGCCCGTTAACTGATTCAGAGCTCTCTGAACTGGAGGACCAGGTTGCTTTGGCAGCTGCTAAGGTTCAGAGCACAGAGAGTGAG gTCTCAGACATTGAGAGCAAGATTTCTGCTCTAAGTGCTAAAGGATTATCATTTGATCAAGCCAAGAAAAAG GCACTGAGTATACAACAAAAAAGGAAGTTTTCCCAAGACAGAGTACACTTTTAA
- the LOC113050748 gene encoding melanophilin isoform X2, translating into MDNKLDLSRLTEEEAKHVWEVIQRDFDLRKKEEERLSEIKSKIEREETKRELLGSQTNLTDSHCIRCLQPFKFLVNSKRQCMDCKLYTCKTCSRYNKKEHGWVCDPCRMSRVLKIGTLGWYHDNIHSRFKRFGSAKVMRSLYKRLNEEGHRDDDTQSMTDVRNVYNGHDEHLDASEAQHYKQKRKTKRLLSVHPMDLDMEDYTTHSRRQSIQNMHEDRGQRNDVEYNSEMYHHHHHRMNRRKSLDRFSRPDDGMYSENRMVRARSLSKINSSLAPRQIYLDTSEEEDMLRYPVYQLPPRRRSRASSQENVHQSAPPINNLNKRMSAIESLLNRLEEKMTLPHDQPVQPTAGQMEEEKLRRKLDELMSDKALSSDEDEPRIPPHSKGPAVRGDHAPMAPISQEPLSSSSDEMPTEAQKVYMSAGTSFEMAKKLHMIEQNAKNQYSGPLTDSELSELEDQVALAAAKVQSTESEVSDIESKISALSAKGLSFDQAKKKALSIQQKRKFSQDRVHF; encoded by the exons ATGGACAATAAGTTGGACCTGTCCAGACTAACAGAAGAGGAGGCCAAACATGTGTGGGAGGTCATTCAAAGAGATTTTGACCTCAGGAAGAAGGAAGAGGAGAGGCTCAG TGAGATTAAATCTAAGATCGAGAGGGAAGAAACAAAGAGGGAACTCCTGGGGTCTCAGACAAACCTGACTGACTCTCACTGTATCCGCTGCCTGCAGCCCTTTAAGTTCCTGGTGAACAGCAAACGGCAGTGTATGGACTGTAAACTCTACACCTGCAAGACCTGCAGCCGCTACAACAAGAAGGAGCACGGCTGGGTATGCGACCCCTGCCGCATGTCCAG GGTCCTGAAAATTGGAACCTTGGGGTGGTACCATGACAATATACACTCTCGCTTCAAGCGTTTTGGCAGCGCAAAAGTGATGAGGTCACTGTACAAGAGATTAAATGAAGAGG GGCACCGTGATGATGACACACAGAGCATGACTGATGTGCGCA ATGTATATAATGGTCATGATGAACATTTGGATGCATCTGAAGCTCAACATTATAAGCAG AAACGAAAGACCAAGCGTCTTCTCTCTGTCCACCCCATGGATCTTGACATGGAGGACTATACCACTCATTCTCGCAGACAGTCTATCCAG AACATGCACGAAGACAGAGGTCAGCGGAATGATGTAGAATACAACTCTGAGATgtaccatcaccatcatcatcgcATGAACCGGAGGAAAAGTCTCGATAGGTTCTCACGCCCAG ATGATGGCATGTACTCTGAAAACAGAATGGTACGCGCTCGCTCGCTCTCTAAAATCAACTCCTCTTTGGCTCCACGCCAGATTTATCTGGATACTTCAGAGGAGGAAGATATGTTACGATACCCTGTCTACCAGCTGCCCCCAAGACGCCGCAGTCGAGCATCATCTCAAGAAAACGTTCATCAGAGTGCACCACCG ATCAATAACCTGAATAAGAGAATGTCTGCCATTGAGAGTCTCTTAAATCGACTGGAAGAGAAAATGACTTTGCCTCATGATCAG CCTGTCCAGCCCACAGCAGGGCAGATGGAGGAGGAGAAGCTGAGGAGAAAACTAGATGAGCTGATGAGTGACAAGGCACTGTCCTCTGACGAGGATGAGCCGAGAATACCTCCTCATTCCAAAGGGCCCGCTGTGAGGGGGGACCACGCACCAATGGCCCCTATATCCCAAGAACCTTTGAGCTCCTCCAGTGATGAAATGCCCACTGAAGCACAAAAG GTGTACATGAGTGCAGGGACATCCTTCGAAATGGCAAAAAAGTTGCACATGATTGAGCAGAATGCTAAGAATCAATACAGCGGCCCGTTAACTGATTCAGAGCTCTCTGAACTGGAGGACCAGGTTGCTTTGGCAGCTGCTAAGGTTCAGAGCACAGAGAGTGAG gTCTCAGACATTGAGAGCAAGATTTCTGCTCTAAGTGCTAAAGGATTATCATTTGATCAAGCCAAGAAAAAG GCACTGAGTATACAACAAAAAAGGAAGTTTTCCCAAGACAGAGTACACTTTTAA